GGCGCTCGGCCTTGGAGAGGGCGTCCTCCCAGTTCTTGGCGCGGTACATGCCGAGGATGGTGGTGAGCTTCTCGTGCGCCCACGGCTCGGAGGGCTCGACGGACTCGACCTCGCCGATGAGGACCTTGGTGCTGGCCGGGACGGAGACGCCGGCGGCCTCGGCGATCTTGGGGGCGGGCTGGCCGACCATCTTGGCGTTGACGCCGCCGTTGACGATGACGGTGTTGCCGACCTTGGCGATCTCGTCTCCCTGGAGGAAGTAGCAGCCGCGCTTCTCGAACTCGGCCTTGACCTTGTTGTAGACCTTGTCCAGGACGATGACGTTCTGCTCGGTCGCGCAGATCATGCCGTAGTCGAAGGTCTTGGAGTGGATGATCGAGTTGACGGAGAGCTCGATGTCGGCCGTGTCGTCGATGATGGCGGGGTTGTTGCCCGGGCCGACGCCGAGGGCGGGCTTGCCGGAGGAGTAGGCGGCGTTGACCATGCCCGGGCCGCCGGTGGCGAGGATGATGTCGGCGGAGCGCATGAGCTCGGAGGTCATGTCGAGGGACGGCACGTCGACCCAGTCGATGATGCCCTTGGGGGCGCCGGCGGCCTCGGCGGCCTCGCGCACGATGCGGGCGGCCTCGGCGGTGCACTTGCCGGCGCGCGGGTGCGGGGAGATGAGGATGGCGTTGCGGGTCTTCAGGCAGATGAGCGTCTTGAAGATGGCCGTGGAGGTGGGGTTGGTCGTCGGGATGACGGCGGCGACGAGGCCGAGCGGCTCGGCGATCTGCTTGTAGCCGAAGGCGGGGTCGTCGGAGATGACGTCGCACGTCTTCATGTTCTTGTACTTGTTGTAGATGTACTCGGAGGCGTAGTGGTTCTTGATGACCTTGTCCTCCATGACGCCGTAGCCGGTCTCCTCGACGGCCATCTTGGCCAGCGGGATGCGGGCCTTGTTGGCGGCCATGGCGGCCTCATAGAAGATCTTGTCCACCTGCTCCTGGGTGAACGTCGCGAACTCGGCCTGCGCGGCTCGCATCTCCTTGATGCGCTCCTGCAGCGCCTCGACGCTGTCAATCGGGGTCCTGACGATGTCTGCCATGCGTTCCTCCTATTTCTCGGACCGCCGGGCATGGGGCCCTGCGGTCGTACAAAGGACGGTCGGACAATGCGTCGGGCACGCATTTAGTCAAAGTATAGTGCAGATTGGGCGAGAAGCGCGGCGGCGCCGGACGGCATCAGCCGAGAAGCGCCTCGAGCTCCATGACCTGCTCGCGGGCGTCCCGCCCGTCCGCCTCCCAGAGGCGCCACTCCCCCGCCGAGCGATACGCGACGCGCGGGCCGAAGCCGCAGGCGAGCTCGCTGGCGGCACGGGGGAAGTCGGGGTCCTGCTTGAGCCCCGGGTAGCGGACGGCCTCGACGCGCGGGTGGCACGCGAGGTAGTTGGCCACGACCTGGGCAGAGTCTGACACGGCCCTCCACCGCTCCCGCCCGAGCCTGGACGAGAGCGCCTGGAGGGCCGTGAGGTCGAGGTACTTCTCGACGACCTGGTCCACGGCTAGCGGCGCTCGGCGATCTCTGCCGTGACGTCGGCGATGAAGTCGTCGAGGCCGGCGACGTGCGTCTCGTTGCTGCGGTCGCGCACGGAGATGGTGCCCGCCTCGACCTCCTGCTCGCCGAGGATCAGCATGTACGGCGGACGGTCGACGTTGCGGGCCTCGCGGATCTTGTAGCCGATCTTCTCGTCGCGCTCGTCGAGGACCGCGCGGATGCCGGCGGCCTCCAGGCGCTCGGTGACGCCGCGCGCGTAGTCGCGGCTCTTCTCGGACACGGGCAGGACCTTCACCTGGCAGGGGGCGAGCCACGTGGGGAACTTGCCGGCGAAGTGCTCGATCAGGATGCCGATGAAGCGCTCGATGGAGCCGAAGCACACGCGGTGCAGCATGATGGGGCGCTTCTTGGAGCCGTCGGCGTCGGTGTACTCGAGGTCGAAGTTGAGCGGCATCTGGAAGTCGAGCTGCACGGTGCCGCACTGCCAGGTGCGGCCGAGCGAGTCCTCGAGGTGGAAGTCGATCTTAGGACCGTAGAAGGCGCCGTCGCCCTCGTTGACCACGTACTCCTTCCCGAGGCGCTCGAGCG
Above is a genomic segment from Olsenella timonensis containing:
- a CDS encoding PLP-dependent transferase — protein: MDQVVEKYLDLTALQALSSRLGRERWRAVSDSAQVVANYLACHPRVEAVRYPGLKQDPDFPRAASELACGFGPRVAYRSAGEWRLWEADGRDAREQVMELEALLG